A genomic segment from Equus przewalskii isolate Varuska chromosome X, EquPr2, whole genome shotgun sequence encodes:
- the FOXO4 gene encoding forkhead box protein O4: MDPGNENSATEAAAIIDLDPDFKPQSRPRSCTWPLPRPELATQPSEPPEVEPGLGEKVHTEGRSEPILLPSRLPEPAGGPQPGILGAVTGPRKGGSRRNAWGNQSYAELISQAIESAPEKRLTLAQIYEWMVRTVPYFKDKGDSNSSAGWKNSIRHNLSLHSKFIKVHNEATGKSSWWMLNPEGGKSGKAPRRRAASMDSSSKLLRGRSKTPKKKSAVMPAPPEGATPTSPVGHFAKWSGSPCSRNREEADVWTTFRPRSSSNASTVSTRLSPRRPESEVLTEEEIPASVSSYAGGVPPTLNEDLELLDGLNLTSSHSLLSRSSLSGFSLQHPGVTGPLHTYSTSLFSPAEGPLSAGEGCFSSSQSLEALLTSDTPPPPADVLMTQVDPILSQAPTLLLLGGIPSSSKLATGVGLCPKPLEAPGPSSLVPTLSMMAPPPVMVGAPIPKGLATPVLTPPTEAASQDRMPQDLDLDMYMENLECDMDNIISDLMDGGEGLDFNFEPDP; encoded by the exons ATGGATCCAGGGAATGAGAATTCAGCCACAGAGGCTGCCGCGATCATAGACCTCGATCCCGACTTCAAACCCCAGAGCCGTCCCCGCTCCTGCACCTGGCCCCTTCCCCGACCAGAGCTTGCTACCCAGCCGTCCGAGCCGCCCGAGGTGGAGCCAGGTCTGGGAGAAAAGGTACACACGGAGGGGCGCTCAGAGCCGATCCTGTTGCCCTCCCGGCTCCCAGAGCCGGCAGGGGGCCCCCAGCCCGGGATCCTGGGGGCCGTAACAGGTCCTCGGAAGGGAGGCTCCCGCCGGAATGCCTGGGGAAATCAGTCATATGCAGAACTCATCAGCCAGGCCATTGAAAGCGCCCCGGAGAAGCGACTGACACTCGCCCAGATCTATGAGTGGATGGTCCGCACTGTGCCCTACTTCAAGGACAAGGGTGACAGCAACAGCTCAGCAGGATGGAAG AACTCCATCCGCCACAACCTGTCCCTGCACAGCAAGTTCATCAAGGTTCACAACGAGGCTACTGGCAAGAGCTCTTGGTGGATGCTGAACCCCGAGGGAGGCAAGAGTGGCAAGGCGCCCCGCCGCCGAGCAGCCTCCATGGATAGCAGCAGCAAGCTACTCCGGGGCCGCAGCAAGACCCCCAAGAAGAAATCAGCTGTGATGCCAGCCCCACCTGAAGGTGCCACTCCGACGAGCCCTGTTGGCCACTTTGCCAAGTGGTCAGGCAGCCCTTGCTCTCGAAACCGCGAGGAAGCTGATGTGTGGACCACCTTCCGTCCACGAAGCAGTTCAAATGCTAGCACTGTCAGCACCCGGCTCTCCCCCAGGAGGCCAGAGTCTGAGGTGCTGACGGAGGAGGAAATACCAGCCTCAGTCAGCAGCTATGCAGGGGGTGTGCCTCCCACCCTAAACGAAGATCTAGAGCTGTTAGATGGGCTCAACCTCACATCTTCCCATTCCCTGCTATCTCGGAGTAgtctctctggcttctctttgcAGCATCCTGGGGTTACGGGCCCCTTACACACCTACAGCACCTCCCTCTTCAGCCCAGCAGAGGGGCCCCTGTCAGCAGGAGAAGGGTGCTTCTCAAGCTCCCAGTCTCTGGAGGCCCTGCTCACTTCTGATACGCCACCACCCCCTGCTGATGTCCTCATGACCCAAGTAGATCCCATTCTGTCTCAGGCTCCAACACTTCTGTTGCTGGGGGGAATACCTTCCTCCAGCAAGCTAGCCACAGGAGTCGGCCTATGTCCTAAGCCCCTAGAGGCTCCAGGCCCCAGCAGTCTGGTTCCTACCCTTTCGATGATGGCACCACCACCAGTCATGGTGGGTGCTCCCATCCCCAAGGGCCTGGCGACTCCTGTGCTCACACCCCCTACTGAAGCTGCAAGCCAAGACAGAATGCCTCAGGATCTAGATCTTGATATGTATATGGAGAACCTGGAGTGTGACATGGATAACATCATCAGTGACCTCATGGATGGGGGCGAGGGACTGGACTTCAACTTCGAGCCAG atCCCTGA